The Notamacropus eugenii isolate mMacEug1 chromosome 4, mMacEug1.pri_v2, whole genome shotgun sequence DNA window CTAAAGCATAAGCCCCATCATGTCACTGTTCTACTCAATCAACTCTCATGGTTCCCTATCAGCTTGACAATTACATTCAAACTCCTCTGCTTaacatttaaagccttttgtaACCCAGATACACATCTCCCCTTTATACactctatggtccagccaaaTTGACTGCATGCATCCTAATAATGCATGATATCCGATTTCACTTTTCCATGCTTTAGCAAAAGCTGACTGTTCACCTGGAGTGCATcctctcacctccatctcttagaatatCTGTTTTCCATCAAACGTCAGCTCAGATATCACCTCCTACATAAAACCTTTCCTCTCTTACCTCCTATTCCtatttcttctagctctcaaATGATCTTGCATTTATTTCACagttattttatgtatattatatatatatatatacatatatgtatgtatatgtgttctctcccttgatagaatataatttccttaCAAGCAGAGACTTGGAATTTAATTTAACTTCTGTGTCTGAATCTATATGGTTCTTCACACTGTCTGAGAAATAgaaagcagttaataaatgcttcttaactaATTAAATTTTTGACTGATTGAGATGTGGAGCTGGGACAATGTATGAATCTAGTCTAGCCCAGCCCTTGGGACCTGTACTTCATGTATTTATTGATTCATTCTCCACTAACAATCCTTTCTTTGTGGCATCTCAAGACTGCCCAAACTGATACCACCCTTCATCATCACAGAACCTTGAAGTCAgttgtactttcttttctcctctaattttataattcaatttactttttttccttttcttttctttctttattttattccttatATCTGTGATTTCCTTGCTATGAGCAATTCCCAGTgaaggaactccctctaccaaggtAGTTCAGAAATTTAAATTCCTAGATAATTACCAAGAGCACTGAAAGCTTATGTCATTTACCCAGGACGTGTCACAGGCAAAATCTGAACacaactcttcctgactcaaggctgcCTCTCCACCAAGATGAGTTAGTTAAAAAtcagcttctttcttgttttgtcttATACTCAGGCCTTTCCAAACAGCACCTCACATGGACTGCCACCATCTCTGCTCACATCTGCATGATGCTGAATTCTACTGGGAAAAGCCACCATAAATGTGTTCTCTACTGAGAGATGTACAACAGTGCTTTTAATCTTTAGAATCTCTATCGCATTCCCTGTCATCTCCACTCCATTCTCTTACACCAAACTTCTCTGCCTCCCTTTCAATAGATAATTTACTACCTTATTTTACTGAGAAGATAGAGGTCTTCTTCCATGAGCTCCCTCTTCCCTATACCTCACATTTCAAAGTCCCTTGACatcatctctctcttttgctGCCTTATCTGAGGAAGAGGGGTCTCTTCTCCTTACTAGGACCAGCCCTACTACATGTGTCCTTGATCATGTCCTTCCACTCATTTCTTCTGGGAGCTTGCCCCAGAGGAGTGAGTGgggcaggaaagagagagagagaaaaagaagaaatccttCTTTCTGCATTCAAAAACCATGACCAACTTTTTGAATCTTGAAAACCTTTCTATCAAAGGTAGGGGTGAGGCAGGTCATTCCTTACCTCTCCTAAGGAGAATCTCTTTTGTATTAGCAAGTGAAAAAGAAGGAATGAGCCACAGGCAGTCTACAAAGAAAAGCTGAGTTTTGATCTGATGAGATGTCAAAGCTAAACTCTGTACTTGGGTTTGAATTGGGTCAATGTATCTGATAATGGACaatgtgtttaaaattgcaagttcactttggaatttcagtgatttcttttgaaGGCATTGACTCTCTCCAGATTCTGAAGAATGAAGACAAGGAGAGTGAGTGTTTAGGCAGTCAATTGCTTAATCTTTTGACACAATGAAGGTTTCTCCCCAGGCAGACAATGCCCTGTCAGGTCTCTCCTGGATAAAAGTCTTGTCTTAGAATATTGGCATACTTTAAGCTCACCTGAGGAGAACAAGTGTAATTTCAAACTTTCTTTGTAAAACTTTATATGCTTTTCCTAGTATATAACCTGAAATTCCCAAGGCAGAAGGACATGGGTGGAACAGCAGAATATCCACATGCTCTTTATCAGGAGAGTTTTCCATCTCCTCTTCCCAGGCTGATTTAACTGGAATAGCTCTTTGTCTGGTGGGCCTctgaggggagaggggagccAGAAGATGAcatttcagctctttaaggaagcagagtaaaaggaaaaaaggctATTCAGAGCTGAGAATGGGCATGTGTTCCTTcaagggaagttttcttttaaacAGCAAGAGTATTTgactaaaaaataagaaaaagaaaagaaaggctaaaatgtttatcattagtgattataaattcAGGTTTGATATGATTCAGGTTAAAATCTGTTCTGGAGGAATACAGagcagcatctgagaatgctcttcctctcaggattaagcagaaaaagATACTGTTGTTTGGCATTGGTggctgtaaagtgcttaacacagggaTGGATACATATGAGGTGTAACATTcatctaatgtaattgttacacagtttttaaatttgcattttattatacGTAGATTGGGGTTTttaaaggatgtgatagaaatttgataatttgaaacttgtATTTGATAATAAATAAGCAGTGATAATGCTGGTGTTTGCTATATAATGGTAAATTTAACTTCTTGGCTTTGGTTAAGCTGTACTCAAACAAAGTACTATGTACTCCAGTACACAGAgttaaaaagtaataacttatgagctatcttgtccTATGGTTAACTTGACTTAATAGTCAATAGCTCAATCAAATGTGAGATGACTCTATCTGATCAGGTGATAGAGTGTGCCCACGTCGTGGTAAGGAGATGAATTACTGTGCAATgtgatgtggaaatgcattcactTGAATGAGTAATgccttattttaagttttaagaaagctaaaatagtttaaatttttaagtaatcCATTGAAATGTTGTTATATTTGGAActgcattgttaaattaatgatgaatttgTTAAGAAGCTGctatgaattctgtgtaagagtttctTTGTTGTAGAAttcttattgagaaaatgagaatccttgaaaaaaaatagcacataTAGCTTTATACgtgggtgtgattttcaagcctgttgcATGGaaggatgtattaagtatgttaaaaagtttatttccaaaagaagggaggtgagagaaaaaaacatgaagcttgctctcgtcacatttaactaaaggaaggaataaaatgcacacttattttggtatgaaaacctatcttacaatacaagaaagtgcgggagaaggggataagcagggtgggggggatgatggaagggagggcagtgggaagagggagcaatttgaagtcaacactcttggggagggacaggatcaaaagagagaatagaagcaatggggggcaggataggatgaagggaattatagttagtcttttacaacacgactaatatggaagtcatttgcaaaactacacagatatggcctatattgaatttcctgccctcccaaagggaataggtggggaggcagggatggggagaagttggaactcaaagttttaagaacaactgttgagtactgttcttgcaatCAGGAAatagaaacacaggtaatggggtatagaaagttttcttgccctacaggacaaaagagaagatggggataagggaagggaaggatgttagaagggagggcagattggtgatagggacaattagaatgctcagcgttttgggatgggggaggggagaaatagggagaaaatttggaacccaaaattttgtggaaatgaatgttgaaagctaaattaataaattttttaaaaagtttatttctgctattaagaaggaagttttaaataAGATTGTTTTTGCTacaaatcaagcatttacaaaagtatgtttgtgaaAGGAAGCTTGATAAATGTGCAAAGGCCTTGCCTTTAGGTCTTTTCTTCTAATTGTTGTCAGTTAGGTTCAAGAGGGTtatgtgataaattgtaaactgttcttaagagaggaaaatatctgctgtatgaataaatgttttgtaaaatattttgtgcgatttttggaaggcctactcaatttgtatttgtaagcaAATTTGCTATATAAAGGTTTTATGGGGGTTGGAAAATAAGGGACAAGATAAAGGAGACTAGGACTTTTATGGCTCCAGGAAGCTCTGTGATATATTTAAGGCAGCCTGGTGACAGTCTACTCATTCACCTTCAAAGTACAGTCATTATTACAGAAGAatttcttaagatctaatctgaactcaGAGCTTCTCAGAGAAAAGATGTTAACTCTTTCCtatttagaaggaaaagaggagccTGATCCCCACCCTGGGAACATGAACCTAAAAAAACTGCCTAGAtgtaagctctctctctctctctatccttttctttccctccctgaggGATAGGCATTATTTAGTCTGCTAAGTCTCAAAGGTAAATCAGACAAGGATAATGGATCACCTCTTTGCAATTCCCAAAAGTTGGGATTGTCCTTTACAAAATTTGGgaaaatttagtttctctaaagaacttaaaaagaaaaagttggtgttCTTTTGCAGCACTGTTTGACCTCAGTATCGCCTAGAGAGCCACAAAGCATGGCCCATCTTtggaactttaaaaattaataatctcTTGCAGTTAGAATCATACTaccacagagaaggaaaatggatagaagtATACTGTATAATAACCTTTTTTGAGCTCTCTCAGAACCCTGTTTTcagaaaagattgtaagatgctCATAGCTAAAGCCTCCCCACAAAGGGAAAATGGAAGCCAATTAAATGACCCCTTTTTATGGCATCCAGGGATTCAGCCCTCCCCTGGCCCCAACCATGGTTATTACTAAGATTCCTACCTCTGCAGTCCCTCCCCCTACTGGATACGCACTCAGGCCTCAGACCCCATCCCTATAGTGCCTTCAgggatttttcccctgaaggaagTGCCTGCCTCACCTAGTGGGACAATTAAAGTACATgtcccattctgtttcttagattTCATTCAAGTtagagagaaactggggagatattTGGAAGACTCCAAGAAATTTACTGAGGGTTTTAaggacatatccctacaatttgagCTTTCTTGGGGTGATTTGTATGTACTCCTCTATCTGTTGTGCCATTGAGGAGAATGTGGGAACAAGCCCAAAAATTTGGGGATTGTCTGGCTAGTGATGGCTCCAGAAAATATCCCTCTGGAATAGCTGCTGCTCCCAAtagtgacccaggatgggattatcagtaaaatgaggataggcAAAAGGGAGATCATATGATAATTTGCCTATCAGAAGTCCTGAGAACTGCATTTCAAAGCAagcaaattttcaaaaattttgggaaattactcagggagaaaaggaaaactctgCCCTTTTTCAAAACAGACTACTAGAAACTATTAAAAAgtatacaaatttggatcctgactctataGAAGGATCATCAACTACAGCCTGGAAGTGTCCAGGTTCTGCACATAGTCACAACCCTGAGGAGAAGGTGAAGGTAGATGGGTTAAGATAAAGAAGCTAGCCAGTCACTGCCTGCACTCGGTAAGACAGCTCATCCCTctgtcaataatttttatatgatagGGAAATTCAGTTGATGTCAtcttaagtttattttttgtgtttacagctaaaacaatttgcttatcacttatgaaaattgtaaATGTGCTCTTTATAgttttaatgctaaaacctaaagctaatacactgtgtgtatatgtgtggaaaGGAGTAGTCCTCAGGCTAGTCAaaaagtacagccccagcagctctAAGGAGCTTATTTGAGTTATGGAGCTCCTAAAGAAAGACCTTGCTTTGGcaaaaatttgaaaatgtatagaaatgatCTCTAGTGATTGGCTTTTAGGACAAACTTAAGATCTAAGATGTATGTATTAGTAatatttttgattagtgaaacctgcCATCTGATGCAAAGCCTCTGGGACCATGACAAATTGTGTTCTGCTGCTCAGAAAGGAATGTGACTGTCAGGCAGAAGTTTGCCTCCGAGGACATTCCTGTGCTCAGCCTTGGatgggatccttctggctcagtttccccatttgtgttCCTTAGAAAAGGGATGTTTTCCCCCTTGGctatttctgagtctggctatgaaatgGAATTGATACTACCTATTTACAAAACTGTGATGTTTTCTCTAGTcatgtccttgcttttcctttataTGACAAATTTCTGTAAACAAGGCACGTGGTTAATCTGAAGGGGTAGTTATTTTATACTCCAGATGGGTAAATTAATACTCCTGTATAGACATGTGAAAGATTAAATCCCTGAAATAGAGCATTATTTCTGAATGTTATGGGAAtgattagataaaggaaaggaaaaccaagtataaatgtgatgttgtatcattgttccaCAGAACAAGGCtaggatttaaagttaactgtaatggTACGGAATTGTTGAGGTTAAGGGTGTTTGGGACCCAAAAATATTGACACACTCTGTCCTGCTGAAATTAATTCcacccaagtcttctttcaaCAAAAGAAGGTCAAAATTTGTTGAGATTTCTCAATATTGGGTGAACATTtagggaatctgagcatttgtaatgCCAAAACAAGATGTATCTTATCTGCAGAGGGACTCTGTGAAAGGAGTCTggggtggccccaggtggtctggagGGTTCCAGGGAtcgtcttgatgggagtggccagtagcctGGAGAATTGGGTTGATAGGGCATAGTGATAGGGAAAAGCTGATGGGCCTCAAGAGAGCCAGTTCAAGTGGGGAAAGATCCAAGGAGCTTTCAAGGTGATGTTTTCCAAGGCCTtgttagacaaatgggactaaaactcttttggggtaaggggaaAAGGTTATGACTTGGAATATGGTTTTTACATGATACAAAAACCAACTGGGTAAAtgcaactgactgaattaattactgagactaaatcagagacatcttcagtttgggaaagAGTTTCAGTCTAAGTCTCTTAGAGGCAAataacctctggtaatattttgcttttatgaaaaagttaaatgcttccgttttgattttaatttatttcatggaTGTAAGTTAGTGTTTAAACTTATATGTATAATTCATGCTTTTAGTTTGAGTATGGTTAGAAAGATATAGGGAAGCTTGAAAAACAGGTGTGAATTTATTAAAGCATTAACTTTTgatgattgttatttaatttaGAACTAGTATAGAAagtatggttggttggttgttgtacttcattcttgaagaggatcaaaatgacatcaccatgataaagtgaaatttcagtgtgtctgactgtggctgatcagaccaatacaagttgggaatgctctaccacaggttgggcacaaatacttcctgtgaatatttgggttgGATACTCCAAATTACCTCATcccatgtttcctttgtgctgtctcaattctgctttgctcatggagcacagcaccttttctgatgtggtcacaccatgctgagcgctcctgtgccagtgtctcccatgttgcacaatcaaatccaatgttcttgagagagaccttgagagtgtccttgtattgcttcttctgatcactgtgtgatcacctgccccatgtgagttctccaaaaaatagtcttttgggcaagtgtacattttttGCATTCAAAgtggccagcccactggagttgtgaactctgaagcatagttttaaTGCTTGGCAATTCATCTGGAGGAAGCACTTTGGTGTCTGGGATcctatccttccaggtgatcctcagaatcatcctgagcagttcaaatggaagtaattcagtttcccAGCAAGGTGCTCGTAGATtgcccatgtttcacaagcatacaacaatgaggtcagcacaatggcactgtagaccttcagtatggtagccagtctaatacctcttccctcccaaacttttcttcagagcctcccaaacacttagctagctctggcaatgcatgcatcaacctcattgtcattgTTTAGATGCTTGGAGAGTATActgctaaggtaagtgaacttatccatagcattcaaaacgtctccatttgttgtaactgatggttacacatatggatggtgtggtggtggctgatggagcacctgtgttttcttggtgttattaggccaaaattagcaccaGCAGTAGTGAATTGATCCATTGTTTGTTGCATCCCAACtacagaggctgcactgagtgcacaatcacctgaaaacagaaaatcatgcatcaacactccctccactttggtcttggcttgtagccttttcaaatcgaagaacttgccatcaatatggtagttgaccttgatgccatgttcatcctcagtgaaagcatttgtcaacatagctgaaaacatcatgctaaaaaatatGGGaccaagcacatagccctgtttcactccattggtgactgggaaggcaagagagcattgtccattatccagaacctgggcaaacatgccatcatgaaattgatgtacaatactgatgaacttctccaggcaaccaaattttgacataattttccataagccctcatgactaacattGTCTCTAGTTAGTAGAAGGGGCAAGAATTCCCAGGCAACAAGATGGTGgtgtagaaagacacacatatgcaggctttccccacacagcccataaaatacctgtagagaaagactctcaacaaattctggagcagcagaagtagagaacaacagagtggaggagatttccagcccagggtgacctgaaaggcccatgggaaacgtctgttgcacgggacatggagtggagcccagcccagccttggccatgcaagGCAGAGTGgcacagctctgggaggaggacacctcagggtcAAAATTTCCAGTCACAGTAGGAACATTTGCAGATCCCTGAACTCACAGgcgtcaaaggtcagtgatgaggttttttcagctggccaggaagggagaaggaccttcccatagctccagcctcaggcagcagctgcagaggccacatgaAGCAGTTCCCATGACAGCCCCCGCAgaagcctgcatccattgttgtaTCGTAAAAATctttgggggcactgaggagctaattattaCCCTGGCCCTGTGtaaaggccctgagggagctgttCTTTGTCTTGCATTGAATGACTGCCTTGctcccacagcttgactgaatcccagccccccagtgctggcttagcataactggaagccaggtggctgtacagaggaaactgctaagattctgggcacaaaaatcccttcctactcccagaccagtgtacacgcttgattgtgccactttggaggaactgagatcttacagattcccagaatatatcctactcttgataaaggacccaaaagtcaagaaactggttgcaaaaatgcccaaaaaaggggaaaaaatttaagactttagaagattactttcttgctgaacagatatcttctcccatcctttcagatgaggaagaacaatgcttaccatcagggaaagacataaaagtcaaagcttctgtatcccaaacatccaaaataaatattcaatgggctcaggccatggaagagctcaaaaaggattttgaaaatcaggtaagataggtagaggaaaaattgggaagagaaatgagagagatgaaagaaaagcatgaaaagtgagtcaacaccttgctaaaggagacctaaaaaaatgctgaagaaaataacaccttgaaaataggttaacttaattggcaaaagttccaaaaagccaatgaggagaagaatactttaaaaagcagaattagccaaatggaaaaggaggtccaaaagctcactgaagaaaatagttctttaaaaattagaatggaacagatggaggctaatgactttataagaaagcaagaaatcacaaaacaaaaccaaaagaatgaaaaaatggaagataatgtgaaatatctcattggaataataattgacctggaaaatagatccaggagagactatttaaaaatcatgggactacctgaaagccatgatcaaaaaaagagcttagacataatccttcatgaaattatcaaggaaaactgccctgagattctagaaccagagggcaaaataagtattcaaggaatccaccgatcaccacctgaaagagatccaaaaagagaaactcctaggaacattgtggccaaattccagaattcccaggtcaagaagaaaatattgcaagcagctagaaagaaacagttcaagtattgtggaaatacaataagaataacacaagacctagcagcttctacattaagggattgaagagtgtggaatatgatattccagaaaccaaaggaactaggactaaaaccaaaaatcacctacccagcaaaactgagtataatacttcaggggaaaaaaatggtttttcattgaaatagaggactttcaagcattcttgatgaaaagaccagagctgaaaagaaaatttgactttcaaacacaagaatcaagagaagtatgaaaaggtaaacagaaagagaaatcacaaggggcttactaaagttgaactgtttacattcctacgtgcaaggacaatatttgtaactttttttggggagaggggaactTTTTATTGTAGATGCAGTGAGACAGCTGGACACAGTTTagatgattccaattttgttggcAACATCCAAAGCATCATAGTCTGGAGCTAGATAGACAGaagctttcttctctccatcaggccCAATCAGTGTGTTGATCTTGGCCACATGGATATCATACAGCTTCTTTACTGTTTGCTTGATCTGACGCTTGTTGGCCTTGATGTCCACAATGAAAACTAGGGTATTGTTGTCCTCAGTCTTCTTCATAGCAGACTCAGTGGTCAAGAGAAACTTAATGATGGAATAGTGATCAAGCTTGTTTCTCCGAGGGGCACTTTTCCGAGGGTATTTGGGCTGCCTTCTTTGTCTTAGTGTTGGGTCGCTGGAAGGTGGGGGATGTTCGAatcttcttctttttgtggctATGGACACCCTTCAACACCACTTTCTTGGCCTTCAGAGCCTtggacttggcttctgtcttgggGGGGCAACAGCTTCCTTCTTTGCCTTAGGCACCATCTTGGGGGAAAGTGTCTTcccaatatttgtaactcttgaaacttttttcagtatctggatagttggtaggattacacacacacacacacacacacacacacacacacacacacacatacagagag harbors:
- the LOC140502191 gene encoding large ribosomal subunit protein uL23-like, whose translation is MTIRREVQILESCRSLRSDPTLRQRRQPKYPRKSAPRRNKLDHYSIIKFLLTTESAMKKTEDNNTLVFIVDIKANKRQIKQTVKKLYDIHVAKINTLIGPDGEKKASVYLAPDYDALDVANKIGII